The Aeromicrobium senzhongii genome includes a window with the following:
- the drmB gene encoding DUF1998 domain-containing protein, producing MANNVAESRRTQLVSTYGVGALFPARDESFMILGLDDWKEDLCKEIPEPRLARSLGVQTFKLPPSGSYKSRDVPVIRFPEMHYCPSCRRLDFHNTFCSWDANVCEDCSRQLTPSRFVVSCVNGHIDEFPYSRWLHQGDFDVSKKHRLSLRTRGESSSLSDIVISCSCGVKSRTMAGSFGRKALLGLTKCTGRRPWLNGSESETCSEVPRTMQRGSSSVWFPAVRSAISIPPWSDKVHKLIGKYWPILERIPVEDLRPALVGLAQPTPPGPGMDDLVAAVLQRKGLLGDEKITEQDLRDDEFKALYDGFPESSSHQQFVSLPVTDVPEDARGVFERVCQVSRLREVRALHGFSRVAPSDGEGSGAVSAVAPLALHRTNWLPAVEVHGEGVFMNFDEDEIAQWAESDFVVERVGVLQNALNLKAAETGTPAVEASAKRVLLHTLAHVLIQELALDAGYPAASLRERLYTNDDQAGILIYTASADSAGSLGGLSAQADGERLWNVVRSGIARASWCSTDPVCIESTESGKDALNLAACHACLLVPETSCELANTYLDRALLVGTPESGYEGGFFSGRDGGGG from the coding sequence GTGGCTAACAACGTGGCCGAGTCCCGGCGCACGCAGTTGGTGTCGACTTACGGGGTGGGTGCACTCTTCCCTGCGCGGGACGAGAGCTTCATGATCCTGGGGCTCGACGACTGGAAAGAGGACCTTTGCAAGGAGATCCCGGAGCCGCGTCTCGCGCGCTCGCTGGGCGTTCAGACCTTCAAGCTCCCGCCGTCCGGCTCGTACAAGAGCCGTGACGTTCCGGTCATCCGGTTTCCGGAGATGCACTACTGCCCGAGCTGTCGACGTCTGGACTTCCACAACACGTTCTGCTCGTGGGATGCGAACGTCTGTGAGGACTGTTCCCGCCAGCTCACCCCCTCGCGTTTCGTGGTGAGCTGCGTAAACGGGCACATCGACGAGTTCCCCTACTCACGCTGGTTGCACCAGGGCGATTTCGATGTGAGCAAGAAGCATCGGCTCAGCCTGAGGACCCGCGGCGAGAGTTCGTCGCTCAGTGACATCGTGATCTCGTGCAGCTGTGGGGTGAAGTCGCGCACGATGGCCGGGTCTTTCGGGCGGAAGGCGCTCCTCGGGCTGACGAAGTGCACGGGACGCCGTCCGTGGCTGAACGGGTCCGAATCCGAGACCTGCTCGGAGGTGCCACGCACGATGCAGCGCGGTTCGTCGAGCGTCTGGTTCCCGGCGGTCCGTTCGGCGATCTCGATTCCGCCGTGGTCGGACAAGGTGCACAAGCTCATCGGGAAGTACTGGCCGATCCTGGAGCGCATTCCGGTCGAGGACCTCCGACCCGCTCTAGTGGGGCTCGCTCAACCGACGCCTCCTGGACCCGGCATGGATGATCTGGTCGCGGCCGTCCTTCAACGTAAGGGCCTGCTCGGAGACGAGAAGATCACCGAGCAGGATCTGCGCGACGACGAGTTCAAGGCGCTCTACGACGGGTTCCCCGAGTCGTCGTCCCACCAGCAGTTCGTGTCGCTACCCGTGACCGACGTGCCCGAGGACGCCCGGGGCGTCTTCGAACGTGTCTGCCAGGTCAGCCGGCTCCGCGAGGTGCGAGCGCTGCACGGCTTCTCGCGGGTGGCGCCGAGCGACGGCGAGGGCTCGGGAGCGGTCTCGGCGGTTGCGCCCTTGGCGCTCCACCGGACCAACTGGCTGCCGGCCGTCGAGGTGCACGGCGAGGGCGTCTTCATGAACTTCGACGAGGACGAGATCGCGCAGTGGGCCGAGTCCGACTTCGTCGTCGAGCGTGTCGGGGTGCTTCAGAACGCGCTGAACCTCAAGGCCGCAGAAACGGGAACGCCGGCTGTTGAGGCGTCGGCCAAGCGGGTGCTCCTGCACACGCTGGCGCATGTCCTGATCCAGGAGCTGGCGCTCGACGCGGGGTACCCGGCGGCGTCCCTGCGCGAGCGGCTCTACACGAACGACGACCAGGCGGGGATCTTGATCTACACCGCCTCCGCCGACTCCGCCGGAAGCCTCGGCGGCCTGTCCGCCCAGGCCGACGGCGAGCGACTCTGGAACGTGGTGAGGTCGGGTATCGCGCGCGCTTCGTGGTGCTCGACGGACCCCGTGTGTATCGAGTCGACCGAGTCGGGTAAGGACGCGCTGAACCTGGCCGCGTGCCACGCGTGTCTCCTCGTACCCGAAACAAGTTGCGAGCTCGCCAACACGTACCTGGATCGGGCGCTGTTGGTCGGGACGCCCGAGTCCGGGTACGAGGGAGGCTTCTTTTCGGGCAGGGACGGGGGAGGCGGATGA
- a CDS encoding helicase-related protein → MTVTDEGTPTIAPGSVVLVRDEEWLVTQVEPTNDGSFIHVQGLSELVRETEAVFATGIAQESIEILDPANARVVADDSPEYRRARLWLEATMRRSSVPLTEPALTVSTEGLADTLDYQLAAVRKALDPEKIRPRILLADAVGLGKTLEIGMILSELARRGRGERILIVTPKHVLEQMQYEMWTRFALPFVRLDSVGIQRIRQKLPANRNPFAFYKRVIVSIDTLKSDRYLAHLEKQQWDAVVIDESHNVTNSSAQNNRLARLLARKCDALILASATPHNGKAESFAELVRMLEPSAVTPDGELVEDEVARLVIRRHRHSPEVANVVGDMWAERMEPRNVLVPASPIENEIAVELDEVWLHPKSGSNPYSGKNAKLFPWTLAKAFLSSPAALKATVRDRIARLGEPTRDTAREIEALQRLADLADRADVEPSSKYEELVRHLKEIGVGRGKTTRAVVFAERVATLEWLQRRLTTDLRMKADEVVVLHGGLSDESQQEVVESFKQESSAIRVLVTGDVASEGVNLHLQCHHLIHFDIPWSLIRIEQRNGRIDRYGQRHRPQITTLLLDPDSENFAGDVRILKKLMEKEHEAHRALGDAASLMGKYSEAAEEETIRQVLARERDLDDEVRSIDEIGAGDGIEDLFARLLSAQSAQTASAPPAEERRSTIYPDASSYLADALDEVFQTPGHDAPNGVSWKQHPEHGLAELRPPRDLAARLQVLPQSYLRDRKVVERFVVATTQSKGRAVLADAMSDDSSSLWPEASYLAPLHPVLDWISDRALGSLGRNEIFAVRGHVDHPSVLVHGSLTNRRGQVVAASFVIVEFPDPGHPTFATATPLASMSDALDRLRIATVNTGAVSDAEALTDLVRPAVHSAESAIGQMADAAAEETRSRVKAWSARLQTWQAQAETLFQRDTLRRRREDVTIERRMIEEMLPEQRLIRPLLVVVGEDH, encoded by the coding sequence ATGACCGTCACAGACGAGGGCACCCCGACGATCGCGCCGGGTTCGGTCGTGCTGGTGCGCGACGAGGAATGGCTGGTCACCCAGGTCGAGCCGACGAACGACGGATCGTTCATCCACGTTCAGGGCCTGAGCGAGCTGGTGCGCGAGACCGAGGCGGTGTTCGCGACCGGCATCGCTCAGGAGTCGATCGAGATCCTGGACCCGGCGAACGCGCGTGTGGTCGCCGACGATTCTCCGGAGTACCGGCGCGCTCGGTTGTGGCTCGAGGCCACGATGCGCCGGTCGTCGGTCCCGTTGACCGAACCTGCGCTGACGGTGTCGACCGAAGGCCTCGCCGACACCCTCGACTATCAGCTCGCCGCCGTGAGGAAGGCGCTGGACCCGGAAAAGATCCGACCTCGAATCCTGCTCGCCGATGCGGTGGGCCTGGGCAAGACGCTCGAGATCGGCATGATCCTCAGCGAGCTCGCGCGCCGCGGCCGCGGCGAGCGGATCCTGATCGTCACGCCCAAACACGTGCTCGAGCAGATGCAATACGAGATGTGGACGCGCTTCGCGCTGCCATTCGTGCGCCTCGACTCCGTCGGCATCCAGCGGATCCGCCAGAAGCTCCCCGCCAACCGCAATCCCTTCGCGTTCTACAAGCGCGTCATCGTGTCGATCGACACGCTCAAGAGCGACCGTTACCTGGCGCACCTGGAGAAGCAGCAGTGGGACGCGGTCGTCATCGACGAGTCGCACAACGTGACGAACTCGAGTGCGCAGAACAACCGCCTCGCGCGTCTGCTCGCCCGCAAATGCGACGCTCTGATCCTGGCGTCGGCGACGCCCCACAACGGCAAGGCCGAGTCCTTCGCCGAGCTCGTTCGCATGCTCGAGCCGAGTGCGGTGACGCCCGACGGCGAGCTCGTCGAGGACGAAGTCGCCCGTCTGGTGATCCGTCGTCATCGGCACAGCCCGGAGGTTGCCAACGTCGTCGGCGACATGTGGGCCGAACGGATGGAGCCGCGCAACGTGCTCGTCCCCGCATCGCCGATCGAGAACGAGATCGCCGTCGAGTTGGACGAGGTTTGGCTTCACCCGAAGTCGGGGTCGAACCCCTACTCGGGCAAGAACGCGAAGCTCTTCCCGTGGACCCTAGCCAAGGCGTTCCTGTCGTCGCCCGCCGCGCTGAAGGCCACGGTGCGCGATCGCATCGCGCGCTTGGGGGAGCCGACTCGCGACACCGCCCGCGAGATCGAAGCGCTGCAGCGCTTGGCGGATCTCGCCGATCGTGCGGACGTCGAGCCGTCGTCGAAGTACGAGGAGCTCGTGCGCCATCTCAAGGAGATCGGGGTCGGCCGCGGCAAGACGACGCGCGCTGTGGTCTTCGCCGAGCGTGTCGCCACGCTGGAGTGGCTCCAACGCCGACTGACGACCGACCTGAGGATGAAGGCCGACGAGGTCGTCGTTCTGCACGGCGGGCTCAGCGACGAGAGTCAGCAGGAGGTCGTCGAGTCGTTCAAGCAGGAGTCGTCGGCGATCCGCGTCCTGGTGACCGGGGACGTGGCGTCCGAAGGCGTGAACCTGCATCTGCAGTGCCACCACCTGATCCACTTCGACATCCCCTGGAGCCTGATCCGGATCGAGCAGCGCAACGGTCGTATCGACCGGTACGGGCAGCGCCACCGTCCGCAGATCACGACGCTGCTGCTCGACCCGGACAGCGAGAACTTCGCCGGGGACGTGCGGATCCTGAAGAAGCTGATGGAGAAGGAGCACGAGGCGCACCGGGCGCTGGGCGACGCCGCATCGCTGATGGGCAAGTACAGCGAGGCGGCCGAGGAGGAGACGATCCGCCAGGTGCTCGCACGCGAGCGCGACCTCGACGACGAGGTCAGGTCGATCGACGAGATCGGCGCCGGTGACGGTATCGAGGATCTCTTCGCCCGACTGTTGAGCGCGCAGTCCGCGCAGACGGCCTCCGCTCCGCCGGCTGAAGAACGACGGTCGACGATCTACCCGGACGCGTCGAGCTACCTCGCCGATGCACTCGACGAGGTGTTCCAGACCCCCGGTCACGACGCTCCGAACGGCGTCTCGTGGAAGCAGCACCCGGAGCACGGACTCGCCGAGCTCCGGCCCCCGCGCGACCTCGCAGCGAGATTGCAGGTACTGCCGCAGTCGTACCTGCGCGACCGCAAGGTCGTCGAGCGCTTCGTGGTGGCGACCACGCAGTCGAAGGGTCGCGCGGTGCTGGCCGACGCGATGTCCGACGACTCGTCGTCCCTGTGGCCCGAGGCGAGCTATCTCGCCCCGCTGCATCCGGTCCTCGATTGGATCAGCGACCGTGCGCTCGGTTCGCTCGGCCGCAACGAGATCTTCGCCGTCCGTGGTCACGTCGATCACCCGTCGGTCCTCGTCCACGGCAGCTTGACCAACCGTCGCGGGCAGGTCGTGGCCGCGTCGTTCGTCATCGTCGAGTTCCCGGACCCCGGCCACCCCACCTTCGCGACCGCGACGCCCTTGGCGTCGATGTCCGACGCGCTGGACCGGCTGCGGATCGCCACCGTCAACACCGGAGCGGTGAGCGACGCGGAGGCGCTGACCGATCTGGTGCGGCCGGCCGTGCACTCGGCCGAGAGCGCCATCGGCCAGATGGCCGACGCCGCGGCCGAGGAGACGCGTTCGCGCGTCAAGGCGTGGAGCGCTCGCCTGCAGACCTGGCAGGCGCAGGCCGAGACGTTGTTCCAACGTGACACGCTGCGTCGTCGGCGCGAAGACGTCACCATCGAGCGCCGCATGATCGAGGAGATGCTGCCCGAGCAGCGACTCATCCGGCCGTTGCTCGTCGTCGTGGGAGAGGATCACTGA